The region GATCACCTGCAGGCGGCGCCGGCGCGCCACGTCGGCGGCGGCCTGCCGGACCCGCTCATTCAGCCGGCGCTCCAGATCGGCCCGCAGGGCGGCCAGCTCCCGCAGGTACGTCTGGCGGCGGGCCTCCAGATCTTCGGGGCTGAGCTGGCCGCGCAGCAGCTGCAGGTCGGCCACCATGGCCTTTTCCCGGTCGTCCAGCTGCTTCTGGAAGGACAGGGCCAGCACGCTCTCGTTCAGCACCCGGTGGGAGTCCACCACCCCGACCCGGGGAGAGCAGCCGGGCAGCGCCAGAGCCGCCAGCGCCAGGAGGATGGGGAGGACACGCCGCGAGGTCATCACTTCAGCCGGGCGGCCACGTCGGCGGTCACGTCCTCGGCGGAGAGGTTGGCGATGTAGCGGGTCAGGATCACGTCCAGCCCGCGGGACTGGGCCACCACGGCCGCCTCCACCTTCACCTCGGCGACGATACTCTCTTCCAGTCGGGCCCGCCGCTCCCGCAGGGCCTGCAGCTGTGCCCGCAGCTGCGCCACCTGCGCGCGGTAGGCCTGCTCGATCCGCGCCTGCTGGGCCTGCGCCGCCTGCAGCAGCCTCTGGCGCCGTTCCTCCAGCCGCTCCTGCAGCTGGCGCTGACGGCGCTGGCCTTCCCGGGCCAGTTCCGCCTGCAGCTCCTGCTCCCGCAGCTGCAACCGGCGCCGGCCGTCGGCCTGCAGCTGTTCCTGGGCCTGGGCCAGCCGGGCGTTGATGTCGGCCTCCACGGTCCGCCGGAACTCGGCAAACGCGCGGTCGGCTTCCTCGGCGGCGGCGCGGATGCGCTCCTCCCGCTCTTCCTGGAGGGCCTGGGCCTGCCGCTGCAACTCCTGGGCCTCCTCCTCCGACCGCAGACCCGCCACCTCGGCCCGCAGCCGGAGGTTCAGCAGCGGATAGCGGTACTCGTCCCGGATCGCCTGCTCGGTCCGGCGGAACTCCTCCTGCATCTGCTGCTGGCGGGCTGCCAGCGTCCGGGACCCCTCCTCCTGCAGCTGCGCCCGCAGGGCCTCCAGCCGGGCCTCGTGCTCCCGGCGCACCGACTCGGCAAACGCCTCCAGGCGCCGCTGGGCGTCCTGGCGCAGCAAGGCCATCTCCCGCTCCAGGTCCGCCTGCAGGCGGTGGGCCTCCTCATCCAGCGTCCGCTGGAGATCCGCCACGGGCACCGGCGCCGGCGGGAGGATCTGCGCCAGCTGCGCCTCGACCACCTCCTGCTGGCGCCGGACGGCGTCCAGTTCCGGCCAGAGGGGGTGGGCGCGGGCCGCCGCCTCCAGATCCACGACGCCCACCCGGGTCTCCACCGGCGCGGGCGGCGGAGGCGGAGTCGCGGCCGGGCGCGCCCGGCAGCCGCCGGCCGCCAGGGCGACGGCCCCCGCCGCCAGCCACCGCCGCAGGCCGACCGTCATCTACTTTCCGGTCAGGACCGCGATGACGGCGTCGGTGAGGTCGACGCCGCCATAGAGGACCACGCTGCGGTCCAGCACGATGCTGATGCCCCGCTCGCGGCCGACCTTTTCCACCGCCGCGCGGATGTCCCGGTCCAGCCCGCCCAGCAGCTCCTGGCGCTTCTGGAGGAACTCCTGCTGCATCTGCCGGTCCAGCTCCTGGCGCTGCAGCGGGGTCAGGGTGCGGGCGCGGGCCTGGAATTCGCGCTGCTTGGCCTGGAAGAACTCCTGCAGCGCGCGCTCGGACGCCGCCTTGCGCGGATGGGCGTCGAGGGCCCGCTGCATGTCCACGACGCCGATGGTGAACGACTGGCTGAGCGCCGGCCCGGTCCGCCAGGCCAGCGCGCCGGCCACGACCACGAGCGCCGCGGCAGCGGCCGCGACCGCCCACGGGGAGATCCGCCGTCCTCGGATCCGCATCATCCCCCTCCTCGCCGAAAGACCCGTTCCCCTATCCCCGGACCTTCCCCATTGTACCGGATGCGGTCAAACATCCCTCCTCCCTCTTCCCTCTTCCCTCTTCCCTNNNNNNNNNNNNNNNNNNNNNNNNNNNNNNNNNNNNNNNNNNNNNNNNNNNNNNNNNNNNNNNNNNNNNNNNNNNNNNNNNNNNNNNNNNNNNNNNNNNNGAAGGTCCACGGGTGAAGGTGACAATCCCCTTGCGCCATTCCCCTCTTCCTTCTTCCCTCTTCCTTCTTCCCTTTCTAGAAATTACTCACCAGCCTCAGCCAGGCGGTGCCCTGGGTGGTCACCACCGCCTCCCATGCCAGGAACTCGTTGATCCGGTACACGGCGGCTCCCGTGAACACCTGCGCCGGCAGCGTCCACTCTCCCCGCAGGCCCACATCGGAACCGAGGTGCACCGCGGCCCACCCGGTGGTGGCCTGGCCCAGGGGGGCCAGCGTCACTCCCACCGAGACCGCCGGCGACACCTCGTAGCGCACCCCCAGCCCGGCCGCCAGCGCCAGGGGCGTGGGCACCACCTGCAGTTCCAGGAAGACCTCGGTCTGGGGCGTGAGCAGGCGGCCGGCCCGCACCACGACCAGCGGGCCCGGCGCACGGGGTCCGATGTTGAGGTGGGCCTCGGCGCGGGCGCGGTAGAGGCGGGACTCCGCCCGCACGGTCAGGACGGTGGTCTCCGCCGGCTCCATCCGCACCGTGGCCGCCACCTGGTAGCGCGCGGCCGGGGGATAGCCGGCCAGTTCCGCCTCCACCATCTCCTCCAGCGCCTCCCGCCGGACGCGGGCGTACTCGACCGGCACGCCCCGCAGGAATCCCGCCAGGGAGATGACCTGCGGCGCGTGCGGGTCCAGCAGCACCAGGGGGATGGAGGTGGAGCGGAACCGGACGCCGATGTTGCGGATGACGCGCCCGTCCCGGGGCAGGACCGTGAGCAGGATCCGGGTGGCGACGCCGGCCGCGATCTCGACCCGGGCGGTGTAGCCGGGCAGGACCTCCTCGACCGCGTCGCGGGCGGCAGCGACCACGACCGGGGCGGCCCACTCCAGGGCCGACGGCGGCAGTCCAAGCGGGAGCTCGGCGATACGGGCGCGGGAGCGGTCCAGATCCGCCGCCACCAGCCGCTGCACCCGGGGGTCCAGTCCCGGCATCTCCGCCGAGACATCCGCCGGCCCCATCACCGGCTCCCGGGCGCGCAGGCGCACCGCCAG is a window of Armatimonadota bacterium DNA encoding:
- a CDS encoding OmpH family outer membrane protein, which translates into the protein MMRIRGRRISPWAVAAAAAALVVVAGALAWRTGPALSQSFTIGVVDMQRALDAHPRKAASERALQEFFQAKQREFQARARTLTPLQRQELDRQMQQEFLQKRQELLGGLDRDIRAAVEKVGRERGISIVLDRSVVLYGGVDLTDAVIAVLTGK